The Tenacibaculum jejuense genome includes a window with the following:
- a CDS encoding T9SS type A sorting domain-containing protein, whose protein sequence is MKPNKSITIFIAVMLISFSSYLLNGQIRVGDPGVTFDRNLINQNKAQYPQIEKWITAGVRGGIPLKENLIVQRTIEEGASIDEINAAIRDVSKMGNKRNTILIKKGTYIVNKKITMKSNVSLIGESRSETIFEMHENFDNKAFNFERNTRFSGLYNMTIRGSRKWGDSSGFPKFTWNTSNSANDELNGSDNILVFFKESSDCWLDDVNLINAGRDPMRCNAKHNTFRGLIVDGAFSKSGGAQGYFFIQKGYNLITDCQMTHLRHFSLQGGGVEYNVVYDNEIKQEISFHVGDDGNNLIEKNKVVLPKDMSGSRSSASRSPDYFSIMGPWSIKHQNSARDNFLLNNSTLELQHNGASPFSRKNKVYHGPLKAKPADHSTNFKIDESKYPTPKGNTLYPVIVSPPAVVATKDLEPYFMILKDNQQFNVGDHIVVTVDASAKVDEVSLFYDGTLISSQNSTPYSWNKNSDFLGDLQEGIHELKAIIKGLDGDTKTISINIRVGSISTLSTEDLSSLEKKTLTVFPNPFIDQINLKNAEPGEEVSIHSMDGKLIQKEEINDSGSLELNHKLKAGIYLIVYKQNIYKLIKK, encoded by the coding sequence ATGAAACCAAATAAATCAATAACAATCTTCATAGCAGTAATGCTTATAAGTTTTTCATCTTATCTATTAAATGGACAAATAAGAGTTGGCGATCCAGGTGTAACTTTCGACAGAAATCTAATCAATCAGAATAAAGCTCAATATCCACAAATAGAGAAATGGATTACAGCTGGAGTTCGAGGAGGAATTCCTCTGAAAGAAAATTTAATAGTTCAAAGAACAATAGAAGAAGGCGCAAGTATAGATGAAATTAATGCGGCTATTCGTGATGTTAGTAAGATGGGGAATAAAAGAAATACCATCTTAATTAAAAAAGGAACTTACATAGTAAATAAAAAAATTACAATGAAAAGTAATGTAAGTTTAATTGGAGAGAGTAGAAGTGAAACCATTTTTGAAATGCATGAAAATTTCGATAACAAAGCGTTCAATTTTGAAAGAAATACAAGGTTTTCTGGGTTGTATAATATGACGATTAGAGGAAGTCGTAAATGGGGAGATTCAAGTGGTTTTCCAAAATTTACTTGGAATACAAGTAATTCTGCTAACGACGAATTGAATGGAAGTGATAATATTCTTGTATTTTTTAAAGAAAGTTCAGATTGTTGGTTAGATGATGTAAACTTAATTAATGCAGGTCGAGATCCAATGCGATGTAATGCAAAACACAATACTTTTAGAGGATTAATTGTCGATGGCGCATTTAGCAAATCTGGTGGAGCACAAGGTTATTTTTTTATCCAAAAAGGATACAATCTAATTACAGATTGTCAAATGACTCATTTACGCCATTTTTCTTTACAAGGAGGTGGAGTAGAATATAATGTAGTTTATGATAATGAGATCAAACAAGAAATTAGTTTTCATGTTGGTGATGATGGAAACAATTTAATTGAAAAAAATAAAGTTGTTTTACCAAAAGATATGTCAGGATCAAGATCTTCAGCATCTCGAAGTCCAGATTATTTTTCAATCATGGGGCCATGGTCTATTAAGCATCAAAACTCAGCAAGAGATAACTTTCTTTTAAATAATTCAACTTTAGAATTACAGCATAACGGTGCATCTCCTTTTTCAAGAAAAAATAAAGTCTATCACGGTCCGTTAAAAGCAAAGCCAGCAGATCATTCTACAAACTTTAAAATTGACGAGTCTAAATATCCAACTCCAAAAGGTAACACATTATATCCAGTCATTGTTTCGCCTCCAGCAGTTGTAGCTACGAAAGATTTAGAACCATATTTTATGATTTTAAAAGACAATCAACAATTTAATGTTGGTGATCATATAGTGGTAACAGTTGATGCTTCTGCGAAAGTAGATGAAGTAAGTTTATTTTATGATGGAACATTAATAAGTTCCCAGAATTCAACACCATATAGTTGGAACAAGAACAGTGATTTTCTTGGTGATTTGCAAGAAGGAATTCATGAATTAAAAGCTATTATTAAAGGTTTAGATGGCGATACGAAAACAATTTCAATAAACATAAGAGTCGGATCAATCTCAACTTTGAGTACAGAAGACTTAAGCAGTTTAGAAAAAAAAACACTTACTGTTTTTCCTAATCCATTTATAGATCAGATTAATCTAAAAAATGCAGAACCAGGAGAGGAAGTAAGTATTCATTCAATGGATGGCAAACTTATTCAAAAAGAAGAAATAAATGATTCAGGAAGTTTAGAGCTAAATCATAAACTAAAGGCAGGCATATATCTTATCGTTTACAAACAAAACATATATAAACTTATCAAAAAGTAA
- a CDS encoding helix-turn-helix transcriptional regulator yields MLANKEIFFSEENNSLDLRILKVRQKFRLLLIVFIVVCSLLTSLLIIIISKLRSNKTQIKNLEIKEKVTLQNHIKQKEEEILATVIAVSAQQEELIETLKVIENLKDEKYNQSLHEVYNKLKNIIQSSSNLNLIFQKLESQYTYFSTSIKNIHPNLTKNDIRNCILLRLGFSLKDSAELLNVSVHAIKIARQRIKKKINYNDNISLKEYLDTFQNYQSFPNKI; encoded by the coding sequence ATGCTTGCTAATAAAGAGATTTTTTTTTCAGAAGAAAACAACAGCTTAGATTTAAGAATATTAAAAGTTAGACAGAAATTTAGACTTCTACTTATCGTTTTTATTGTTGTTTGTTCTTTGTTAACTTCTCTATTAATTATAATTATTTCAAAGCTAAGAAGTAATAAAACACAAATTAAAAACTTAGAAATAAAAGAAAAAGTAACACTTCAGAATCATATTAAACAAAAAGAAGAAGAAATTTTAGCTACAGTAATTGCCGTTTCTGCACAACAAGAAGAATTGATAGAAACTTTAAAGGTTATAGAAAATTTAAAAGATGAAAAATATAATCAAAGCCTTCATGAAGTATACAACAAACTAAAGAATATTATACAATCATCTTCTAACCTGAACTTAATATTTCAGAAGTTAGAATCTCAATACACTTATTTTAGTACTAGCATTAAAAATATACATCCTAATCTTACAAAAAACGATATTCGAAATTGTATTTTATTGAGATTAGGATTCAGCTTAAAAGATTCTGCCGAGCTCTTAAATGTTTCTGTACATGCTATAAAAATAGCACGACAACGTATAAAAAAGAAAATAAACTATAATGATAATATAAGTTTAAAAGAATATTTAGATACTTTTCAAAATTATCAATCTTTCCCGAATAAAATATAA
- a CDS encoding T9SS type A sorting domain-containing protein has translation MKKTNLLILLLNLGAIFSASSQNFDEKSLEERTRPYGDADDATINWRIRWDRSDLFKNDNFPDSEYKYNTRIWAKEPENVQSWVWRNKQNIEQKDGSLFITARYNEAGFPENMVPDGCVNGNPSSNMVPVRFSSGMLRSTSPGFVYGYYEAAIKGSDGFPGVSPAFWLYNQIKSNATVGKVRYQEIDVVELTQEGTSEATRKVMDHNLHAITTASSRQRFDNSVNPPVGAFVPSVENGGLTVGPINSTAGRRWWRPKQNTAAERNETHEFEPRDINIFGCRVTSQEIIWYVNGKEIGRKPNVLWQKEADLTNPMRITLSLGIRAPYNQFCSNRFVMPDPTVLSRAKDFFPQSMQVLYVKVFEPMNASTLNIPVTGVTLKKSEVPVRVGGNTILTPVIAPTEASNKGFTFYSVSGMDVARVDSKTGIVTALKEGTATFRVITEEGNFFDDITITVGNNPGQTRRAVIPVPPGSAELAPDNSDNDNDNDNDNDNDNDNDNDNGDTNIPPSSGNCNSISTWKKSNSYQKGDNVKLNNIIYELKNNSVGKCKPGANTNCSRNQWREIGQCTASRTSFTELNTEVKVFPNPSINVVNITSERGAKISIVDTAGKVVLSKVAEGQITSFNTDNFSEGLYLIRVQKATETVTKKLIIK, from the coding sequence ATGAAAAAAACTAATCTTTTAATTTTATTATTAAACTTAGGTGCTATTTTTAGTGCTAGTTCTCAAAATTTTGACGAAAAGTCTCTTGAAGAACGAACAAGACCTTACGGAGATGCCGACGATGCAACTATTAATTGGAGAATACGTTGGGATCGATCTGACCTTTTTAAAAACGACAATTTCCCAGATTCTGAATATAAATACAATACCAGAATTTGGGCCAAAGAACCTGAAAATGTACAAAGTTGGGTTTGGAGAAACAAACAAAATATAGAACAAAAAGACGGTTCTTTATTTATTACTGCTCGATACAATGAAGCTGGTTTCCCAGAAAATATGGTTCCAGATGGTTGTGTTAATGGAAATCCTTCATCAAATATGGTTCCTGTACGATTTTCTTCTGGAATGTTAAGAAGTACTTCTCCTGGATTTGTATACGGATACTATGAAGCTGCTATTAAAGGAAGTGATGGCTTCCCTGGTGTTTCTCCTGCATTTTGGCTTTATAATCAAATAAAATCTAATGCAACTGTTGGTAAAGTTCGTTATCAAGAAATTGATGTAGTAGAACTTACTCAAGAAGGAACTAGTGAAGCTACTCGTAAAGTTATGGACCATAATTTACATGCAATTACCACAGCTTCTTCTAGACAACGTTTTGACAACTCCGTAAATCCTCCAGTTGGTGCTTTTGTTCCGTCTGTAGAAAATGGTGGATTAACAGTTGGACCAATTAATAGTACTGCTGGTAGAAGATGGTGGAGACCAAAACAAAATACAGCTGCTGAACGAAATGAAACTCATGAATTTGAACCTAGAGATATCAATATTTTTGGATGTAGAGTTACAAGTCAGGAAATTATTTGGTATGTTAATGGTAAAGAAATAGGGAGAAAACCTAATGTTTTGTGGCAAAAAGAGGCTGACTTAACAAATCCTATGCGTATTACTCTATCTTTAGGAATACGTGCGCCTTATAATCAATTTTGTAGTAATCGATTTGTAATGCCAGATCCGACTGTTTTATCTAGAGCAAAAGATTTCTTCCCACAATCTATGCAAGTACTTTACGTAAAAGTATTTGAACCAATGAATGCATCTACACTAAATATTCCTGTTACAGGTGTAACTTTAAAAAAGTCTGAAGTTCCTGTTAGAGTTGGTGGAAATACGATTTTAACTCCAGTTATTGCACCTACTGAAGCAAGTAATAAAGGATTTACTTTTTACAGTGTTTCTGGAATGGACGTAGCTAGAGTAGATTCTAAAACAGGAATTGTAACTGCTTTAAAAGAAGGAACTGCTACTTTTAGAGTAATAACTGAAGAAGGTAACTTTTTTGATGACATAACGATTACTGTTGGGAATAATCCTGGTCAAACTAGAAGAGCTGTTATTCCTGTTCCTCCAGGATCTGCTGAGTTAGCTCCTGACAATTCTGACAATGACAATGATAATGATAATGATAATGATAATGATAATGATAATGATAATGATAATGGAGATACTAATATTCCGCCTAGTTCTGGTAATTGTAACTCAATTTCTACTTGGAAGAAATCTAATTCATACCAGAAAGGCGATAATGTAAAATTGAATAACATTATCTATGAGCTTAAAAATAATAGCGTTGGGAAGTGTAAACCAGGTGCAAATACCAATTGTTCAAGAAATCAGTGGAGGGAAATTGGACAATGTACTGCTTCTAGAACAAGCTTTACAGAACTTAATACTGAAGTGAAAGTTTTTCCTAACCCTTCTATCAATGTTGTAAATATTACTTCTGAACGAGGTGCAAAAATAAGTATCGTAGATACAGCTGGAAAAGTAGTTTTATCTAAAGTAGCTGAGGGTCAGATTACTTCTTTTAATACTGATAATTTTTCAGAAGGTCTGTATTTAATTCGTGTTCAGAAAGCAACTGAAACTGTAACGAAAAAGCTAATCATCAAATAA
- a CDS encoding tetratricopeptide repeat protein → MKIPHLIIATGFWLFNFYAFSAQNLRKIDSLKNLIENKKTSDSTLIVAYNDIGIEYVTSNYDLSKSYITKAISIAKKSNNRRGLAGANNCLGIVHYYKKEYDSALVYFNKALTINRKEKYLWGQASALFQIGVINKYQSNYLKSIFNFQEAKSIFESHKDLISVAKAYENIGSSYNLMGYYQKAISFYLKANEIYEKREDEKGIDRIYHYIGSMYLKQKKYNKALEYISKSLSGVKKTKNKKQISIVYLNLGKCYIGKKKFNKALYYYRKALGIRVSWLNKKNIAVTQLRMGEVYYHLKEYGKSIQFLNKALKNFVKNGDFVDQIMAHCMIGKSYLAVHKLYLAKKHLKEAMQLSEKVEDIELQKKSYKIFMNVLKKEGRINTALKYAEKVNVLNDSIYKLEELKKVSELQVIYEIEKKEKQINEQEVEIEFFKKERKIRELRINILVICITLFFMFLILGFYNNKQKVLKSRLLVENSMLEKEKLSAEIAFKKRELVTHTLQITKKNLVLKKIKKYIEDTMKTDNGAINFNYKTLLQIIRSELVHDKEQWNNFRNYFEKVHPNFHFKIKEKHPKVTSGELRLLALIKMNLSYKEIGAILNITYEGVKKARYRLRKKMELTPETSLQDVVNQL, encoded by the coding sequence GTGAAAATCCCACATTTAATAATTGCTACAGGTTTTTGGTTGTTTAATTTTTATGCATTTTCAGCTCAAAACTTAAGAAAAATTGATAGTTTAAAAAATCTAATAGAAAACAAAAAAACTTCAGATTCTACATTAATTGTAGCCTATAATGACATAGGTATTGAATATGTAACATCCAATTATGATCTTAGTAAAAGCTATATAACAAAAGCTATAAGTATTGCAAAAAAGAGTAATAACAGACGTGGTTTAGCTGGAGCCAATAATTGTTTAGGTATAGTACATTATTATAAAAAGGAATACGATTCAGCTTTAGTTTATTTCAATAAAGCTTTAACTATTAATAGAAAGGAAAAGTACTTGTGGGGACAAGCATCTGCTTTATTTCAAATAGGAGTAATTAATAAATATCAAAGTAATTACTTAAAATCAATATTTAATTTTCAAGAAGCAAAATCAATTTTTGAGTCACATAAAGATTTAATTTCAGTAGCAAAAGCATATGAAAATATTGGATCTTCATACAACCTAATGGGGTATTATCAGAAAGCAATTTCTTTTTATTTAAAAGCGAATGAGATTTATGAAAAAAGAGAAGATGAAAAAGGAATTGATAGAATATATCATTATATAGGTAGTATGTATCTCAAACAAAAAAAATATAATAAGGCATTAGAATATATTAGTAAATCTTTAAGTGGAGTAAAAAAGACAAAGAATAAAAAACAAATTTCAATTGTCTATTTGAATTTAGGAAAATGCTATATAGGGAAGAAAAAATTTAATAAAGCACTTTATTATTATAGAAAAGCACTAGGTATTAGAGTTTCTTGGTTAAATAAAAAAAATATTGCAGTAACTCAATTAAGGATGGGAGAAGTCTATTATCATTTGAAAGAATACGGTAAATCGATTCAGTTTCTAAATAAAGCATTAAAAAATTTTGTAAAAAATGGTGATTTTGTAGATCAAATTATGGCTCATTGCATGATAGGGAAAAGTTACTTAGCAGTTCACAAATTGTATTTAGCTAAGAAACATCTTAAAGAAGCAATGCAGTTATCTGAAAAAGTAGAAGATATAGAGTTACAAAAAAAGTCTTATAAAATTTTTATGAATGTTTTAAAGAAAGAGGGTAGAATAAATACGGCTTTGAAATATGCAGAGAAAGTAAATGTTCTCAATGATTCTATTTACAAATTAGAAGAACTAAAAAAGGTAAGTGAATTACAAGTTATTTACGAAATAGAGAAAAAAGAAAAACAAATTAATGAACAAGAAGTTGAAATTGAATTTTTTAAAAAAGAAAGAAAAATTAGAGAGTTAAGAATCAATATTCTAGTAATTTGTATTACCCTTTTTTTTATGTTTTTAATTTTAGGTTTTTACAATAACAAGCAAAAGGTATTGAAATCGAGATTATTAGTTGAAAATTCAATGTTAGAAAAAGAAAAGTTAAGTGCAGAAATAGCATTTAAAAAACGAGAATTAGTAACGCATACTTTACAAATAACAAAAAAGAACTTAGTCCTTAAAAAAATAAAAAAATATATAGAAGACACCATGAAAACAGATAACGGTGCTATTAATTTTAATTATAAAACGTTATTACAAATTATTAGGAGTGAATTGGTACATGATAAAGAGCAATGGAATAATTTTAGAAATTATTTCGAAAAAGTGCATCCTAATTTTCATTTTAAAATAAAAGAAAAACATCCTAAAGTAACATCTGGAGAATTAAGATTACTTGCGTTAATTAAAATGAATTTATCATATAAAGAGATAGGAGCGATTTTAAATATAACATATGAAGGTGTAAAAAAAGCTAGATATAGGCTGCGAAAAAAAATGGAACTAACTCCAGAAACTTCACTGCAGGATGTGGTAAATCAATTATAA